In Candidatus Nomurabacteria bacterium, a genomic segment contains:
- a CDS encoding glycogen synthase translates to MSERILFISAEVTPLAKVGGLADVVGALPPALRKLGADARILMPKYGVIDEEKYPMEIRGQGIPVQIGQGTVYVDLWETKLPNTDTPVYLIGNDKFFGGSRIYFDASAFASQFVEFERFLFFAMSSVAVLDALEWKPTIIHCHDWHTGLIPALLKQEKPRIATVFTIHNLGNQGKWNTPDIFRFLGLQAQDRASFSLTDSQGNFNCLLQGVVNADAVNTVSPSYAKEILTAEYGEGLEKTLQQQGDRLMGILNGIDVERFDPSRNPDLPEHFSAEKLEGKIRAKEALQKECNLEVNKEVPLFSFIGRLTDQKGMDLIGQSVEHILKLGGQLVLLGSGMDEFEKIAQEAAAKYPGKVYTKIGFDAALAQRIYAGSDFFLMPSKYEPCGLGQIIAMRYGTIPVVRATGGLKDTVPDYTMNSAEGRGFAFTPYAASDLQDAITRAHQLYQNQTEFIQLQKRIMGIDLSWKQSARQYLDLYTRARQEQRP, encoded by the coding sequence ATGTCTGAACGCATCCTCTTTATCTCAGCCGAAGTAACACCGCTCGCAAAAGTCGGGGGACTGGCCGATGTGGTTGGCGCCCTACCTCCAGCTCTACGAAAACTGGGAGCTGACGCTCGTATCCTCATGCCAAAGTATGGCGTGATTGATGAAGAAAAATATCCCATGGAAATACGTGGGCAAGGCATCCCAGTCCAGATTGGACAAGGTACGGTGTATGTCGATCTATGGGAAACAAAATTACCTAATACTGACACTCCGGTCTATCTCATTGGTAATGACAAATTTTTCGGAGGAAGCCGTATCTATTTTGATGCTTCAGCTTTTGCCAGCCAGTTTGTGGAATTCGAGCGATTCCTTTTCTTTGCCATGTCGAGCGTGGCCGTGCTTGATGCACTCGAATGGAAGCCTACGATTATTCACTGCCATGATTGGCACACCGGATTAATTCCCGCTTTACTCAAGCAGGAGAAGCCTCGCATCGCGACAGTCTTCACCATTCATAACCTAGGCAACCAAGGTAAATGGAACACGCCAGATATTTTCCGCTTCCTAGGTTTGCAAGCGCAGGATCGCGCATCATTTAGCCTGACCGACTCCCAGGGTAATTTTAATTGTTTGCTCCAAGGTGTAGTGAATGCAGATGCGGTAAATACGGTTAGTCCGAGCTATGCCAAAGAGATTCTCACTGCCGAGTATGGAGAGGGTCTCGAAAAAACACTTCAGCAACAAGGTGACCGCCTAATGGGAATACTGAATGGGATTGATGTTGAACGCTTTGACCCGAGTCGTAATCCTGACCTACCTGAACATTTCAGTGCGGAGAAGCTTGAGGGAAAAATACGAGCTAAGGAAGCGCTTCAAAAAGAATGCAATCTCGAAGTAAATAAAGAGGTCCCTCTTTTCAGCTTCATCGGTCGACTCACTGATCAAAAAGGTATGGACCTGATCGGACAATCAGTTGAACATATTTTGAAGCTTGGTGGTCAGCTGGTTCTACTCGGCAGTGGAATGGATGAATTTGAAAAAATTGCCCAGGAAGCGGCGGCAAAATATCCCGGGAAGGTGTACACAAAAATTGGCTTTGACGCAGCACTGGCCCAACGGATATACGCCGGAAGTGACTTTTTCCTCATGCCCTCAAAATATGAGCCATGCGGACTGGGGCAAATAATTGCCATGCGCTATGGCACTATCCCAGTAGTCCGAGCAACTGGAGGCTTGAAAGATACCGTGCCAGACTATACCATGAATAGTGCAGAGGGTAGGGGGTTTGCTTTTACGCCATATGCGGCCAGCGATCTCCAAGATGCTATTACCCGAGCGCATCAGCTTTATCAAAACCAAACCGAGTTTATTCAACTGCAAAAACGCATCATGGGTATTGACCTCTCCTGGAAGCAATCAGCTCGCCAATACCTTGATCTCTATACCCGCGCCCGACAAGAACAACGACCATGA
- a CDS encoding UvrB/UvrC motif-containing protein, with protein sequence MYWANFLHIYQPPTQKPYWVKRVTEESYRKIVAELKRAPGAKLTLNISAVLVELLDKNGCGDVIDDIRLLLERGQIELTSSAKFHPLLPKIPKDEVIRQIQLNDETHRKYFGELYKPKGFFPPEMAFSTDVAKIVKELGYEWIIVDELSFSREIGNIDYSKRYTVEGLDDFSIYFRERRMSYKILSGQLGSGSLLIQSLGDRLKKNEYLLTAMDGETFGHHRPGMEHLLFEIYESKELETILISDIPKHFPESTPIDPLPSTWALMEKDLEKNAPFSRWLDPGNTIHERQWELTNLAIKAVHASDQSDPKFPEVRTALDRAIHSDQYWWASAKPWWSMEMIEAGAKELSDVVLNAPGSSEEEKERAKQLYQEIIYTGFDWQRSGLVEKLSQQEDEEIRQRTDEAIPELPAEEIDKIIANLRKDIDDVVKREEYERAAQLRNRIKELEQYRDKKSKE encoded by the coding sequence ATGTATTGGGCAAATTTCCTGCATATTTATCAACCACCAACCCAAAAACCATATTGGGTGAAGCGAGTCACTGAAGAGTCGTATCGAAAAATCGTTGCTGAATTAAAGCGCGCTCCGGGTGCTAAACTCACTCTGAACATTAGCGCGGTGCTTGTTGAATTGCTGGATAAGAATGGATGTGGAGATGTTATTGATGACATTCGTCTCTTGCTCGAGCGTGGACAAATTGAATTAACCAGCTCAGCAAAGTTTCATCCATTACTACCAAAGATTCCCAAGGATGAAGTTATTCGACAAATCCAACTGAACGACGAAACGCATCGTAAATATTTTGGTGAACTCTACAAGCCGAAGGGATTTTTCCCACCTGAGATGGCCTTCTCTACCGATGTGGCAAAGATCGTAAAAGAGCTGGGCTATGAATGGATCATTGTTGATGAATTATCCTTCTCTCGCGAAATCGGCAATATTGATTACAGCAAGCGCTACACGGTTGAGGGTCTGGATGATTTTTCCATCTACTTCCGTGAACGGCGCATGAGCTACAAAATCCTTTCCGGACAATTAGGATCCGGCTCGCTTCTTATTCAGAGCCTGGGTGATCGATTAAAGAAAAATGAATACCTCCTAACTGCAATGGATGGAGAAACTTTCGGCCACCACCGTCCAGGTATGGAGCACCTCCTTTTTGAGATTTACGAATCAAAGGAACTCGAAACTATCCTTATCTCGGATATCCCAAAACACTTCCCAGAGTCCACGCCGATTGATCCTTTGCCATCCACTTGGGCGCTGATGGAAAAAGACCTTGAAAAGAATGCGCCGTTTTCTCGCTGGCTTGATCCAGGTAACACAATTCATGAACGACAATGGGAATTAACCAACCTGGCGATTAAGGCGGTACATGCAAGCGATCAAAGCGATCCAAAATTTCCTGAGGTGCGGACAGCGCTTGATCGAGCAATTCACTCAGATCAATACTGGTGGGCCTCGGCAAAACCATGGTGGAGTATGGAAATGATTGAGGCAGGCGCTAAGGAGCTGTCTGATGTGGTATTAAACGCGCCAGGCTCAAGTGAAGAGGAGAAGGAACGAGCGAAACAGCTCTACCAAGAAATTATCTATACCGGCTTTGACTGGCAGCGATCTGGTTTAGTGGAAAAGCTTTCCCAGCAAGAGGATGAGGAAATACGACAGCGAACTGATGAAGCTATTCCTGAATTACCTGCTGAAGAAATTGATAAAATTATTGCGAACTTGCGCAAAGATATCGATGATGTGGTGAAGCGAGAAGAATACGAGCGAGCAGCTCAATTGCGCAATCGCATTAAAGAACTCGAGCAATATCGAGACAAAAAAAGTAAAGAATAA
- the xth gene encoding exodeoxyribonuclease III, with product MSKSLVLQSWNINGIRAAVRKGFTDYLKKEKPDVIGLQEIKISEEARLATEFDFGGYVEHWHSAKKPGYSGTAVLVKNGIAHTALPKLAWDDEGRIQAIDMGKYIFLNIYFPNASNDGLKRLAFKMQWNEKLLNYLKQLEKKKPLVITGDYNVAHEEIDLARPKENTQSPGFTPEERTWMTKFLKTGYVDTWREANPKKVQYTWWSQRGGARSRNVGWRIDYFCVSQKFLKQTTKPAILDQVMGSDHCPVSLIVSS from the coding sequence ATGAGTAAATCTCTAGTGCTGCAATCGTGGAACATTAACGGTATTCGGGCTGCAGTGCGTAAGGGCTTTACCGATTATCTCAAAAAAGAAAAACCTGATGTAATTGGTCTGCAGGAAATAAAAATAAGCGAAGAAGCGCGCTTGGCTACTGAGTTTGATTTTGGAGGATATGTGGAGCATTGGCACTCAGCAAAAAAACCTGGATATTCCGGCACTGCGGTGTTGGTAAAAAACGGTATCGCACATACAGCTCTGCCGAAACTAGCCTGGGACGACGAAGGACGAATTCAAGCCATCGATATGGGGAAGTATATTTTCCTTAATATCTACTTTCCTAATGCCAGTAATGACGGCTTGAAGCGCCTAGCCTTTAAGATGCAGTGGAATGAAAAGCTGCTTAACTACCTCAAGCAACTTGAAAAGAAAAAACCACTTGTCATCACGGGTGACTATAATGTGGCACATGAAGAAATTGACCTAGCTCGACCGAAAGAAAATACCCAGAGCCCGGGCTTCACTCCTGAGGAGCGTACCTGGATGACGAAGTTTCTCAAAACAGGTTACGTTGATACTTGGCGTGAAGCCAATCCGAAGAAAGTACAATACACCTGGTGGAGTCAGCGCGGTGGCGCTCGCAGCCGAAATGTAGGCTGGAGGATTGACTACTTTTGTGTGAGTCAAAAATTCCTCAAACAAACAACTAAACCGGCTATCCTCGACCAAGTGATGGGCTCAGATCACTGTCCGGTTAGTTTAATAGTATCCTCATAG
- a CDS encoding aminoglycoside phosphotransferase family protein: MSRLSAEKVHSLLKQKAVFKAEITHVVLEKHKAFSHSSRLARYIVSLANGQTKYIRANVWPISAFRIAEALSAQQSLKAPQPIYYDKSSHTILYEELNGDTLRSVPLTAKAWKPIIPKVAQLLAAFHQTPLPKGLAPETQSAAKKRRKNLVQGIQKADKGYGALAKVACSQLESQIARQAGKVKALTHGDFQASNILIAKKNLSLIDFTLSRPNHPASDLGLWLVHWQAMTRDHLSHTQREELGYLFLQYYFSAVPKAWHAPIRAMLPVYVSEATLEVAATTLLMYGAHDTNVRALLDELFSSLHYV, encoded by the coding sequence ATGTCACGACTTTCCGCTGAAAAAGTACACTCACTACTCAAACAAAAAGCTGTTTTTAAGGCTGAGATTACCCATGTGGTACTTGAGAAACACAAAGCCTTTTCTCATTCCAGTCGACTTGCTCGCTATATCGTGTCTCTGGCAAATGGGCAAACAAAATATATCCGAGCAAATGTTTGGCCAATCTCAGCTTTTCGTATTGCAGAAGCGCTCAGCGCACAGCAAAGCTTAAAAGCGCCTCAACCGATATACTACGACAAGAGTAGTCACACTATTCTTTACGAGGAACTAAATGGTGACACCCTGCGCAGCGTGCCGCTCACCGCAAAAGCATGGAAGCCCATTATTCCTAAGGTTGCTCAACTCCTAGCCGCTTTTCATCAAACGCCACTACCTAAGGGCTTAGCACCTGAGACGCAAAGCGCCGCAAAGAAGCGAAGAAAAAACCTTGTCCAAGGAATACAAAAGGCTGATAAGGGATATGGCGCACTAGCGAAAGTTGCGTGTAGCCAGCTCGAGTCACAGATTGCTCGCCAGGCCGGAAAAGTAAAGGCACTCACCCATGGCGATTTCCAGGCAAGTAATATACTCATCGCAAAAAAGAATCTCTCGCTTATTGACTTCACGCTGAGTCGACCAAATCATCCAGCCAGCGACCTTGGTCTCTGGTTAGTACATTGGCAGGCTATGACGCGCGATCACCTTAGTCACACACAAAGGGAAGAGTTGGGCTATCTCTTTTTACAGTACTACTTCTCAGCCGTGCCAAAGGCCTGGCACGCACCTATCCGAGCAATGCTTCCAGTCTATGTGAGCGAGGCCACGCTCGAGGTCGCCGCTACCACCTTGCTTATGTACGGCGCCCACGATACCAATGTTCGCGCATTACTTGATGAATTATTTTCTAGTTTGCACTATGTCTGA
- a CDS encoding DUF4931 domain-containing protein: protein MKQSEIRQDYVHNRVVIISPGRSKRPHDFHPTGTPHQVHRAECPFCPEQVDKVKAVASYKGQKPWSIKVIKNIFPAVRKDNPKAYGDQEVVIETPEHDLELSELSVEHIEQLLKVYADRTWAQSKDKKIQYIMIFKNNGGRAGASIDHAHSQVFATNFLPPHIVDKLRRAEEYLIRYGTCYYCDLIAKEGKGPRMIENNEFVFVEAPYASSYNYEAWILPKRHLDNITNLNKAERLAFARALKNILGKLNSIGLPYNYYLHQVVRYGNEHLYFRVAPRRDVWAGVELGSRLIVNTVPPEDAAAFYRGDDEKKKGKKKSATKKLSNKRKSAKRK from the coding sequence ATGAAACAAAGTGAAATCCGCCAAGATTACGTTCATAACCGAGTAGTCATTATCTCGCCAGGTCGCTCAAAGCGCCCGCATGATTTTCATCCTACTGGCACGCCGCACCAGGTTCATCGAGCTGAGTGTCCGTTTTGTCCTGAGCAAGTAGATAAGGTGAAGGCGGTAGCGAGCTACAAAGGTCAAAAGCCTTGGAGTATTAAGGTTATCAAAAACATCTTCCCGGCGGTTCGGAAAGATAATCCTAAGGCCTACGGTGATCAAGAGGTTGTTATTGAAACGCCTGAACATGATTTAGAGCTATCAGAACTTTCTGTCGAGCATATTGAGCAACTTTTGAAAGTATATGCTGACCGTACTTGGGCGCAATCAAAAGACAAGAAGATTCAATACATCATGATCTTCAAAAACAACGGGGGTCGAGCTGGCGCTTCTATTGACCATGCTCACTCTCAAGTGTTTGCCACAAACTTCCTCCCACCGCACATTGTCGATAAGCTTCGCCGCGCTGAGGAATATCTTATCCGCTATGGAACTTGTTACTACTGTGACTTGATTGCGAAAGAGGGTAAGGGACCGCGCATGATCGAGAATAATGAATTTGTTTTTGTGGAAGCTCCCTATGCTTCATCGTATAATTACGAAGCTTGGATCTTGCCAAAGCGCCACCTCGATAATATTACGAATCTCAATAAGGCGGAACGTCTGGCTTTTGCAAGGGCGCTAAAAAATATACTTGGCAAGTTAAATAGCATTGGCCTCCCATATAATTACTACCTGCACCAGGTGGTTCGCTATGGAAATGAACACCTTTACTTCCGTGTAGCACCGCGTCGTGATGTATGGGCAGGAGTGGAATTAGGATCGCGACTTATTGTGAATACCGTACCACCGGAAGACGCCGCCGCCTTTTACCGCGGTGACGATGAGAAAAAGAAAGGTAAGAAAAAGTCCGCAACGAAAAAGCTTTCTAATAAACGAAAGTCCGCCAAGCGCAAATAG